One window of Chamaesiphon minutus PCC 6605 genomic DNA carries:
- a CDS encoding VOC family protein — MKKIAKNTVCLWYDGSAEDAARFYAATFPDSSVDAVYRAPGDFPSGKEGDVLTVSFTVMGIPCLGLNGGSAFKHNEAFSFQVATADQSETDRYWNAIVGNGGQESDCGWCKDKWGLSWQIAPLALTEAIADPDPAAAKRAFDAMMQMKKIDIATIEAARRG, encoded by the coding sequence ATGAAAAAGATAGCAAAGAACACGGTTTGCCTTTGGTATGACGGGAGTGCCGAGGATGCGGCACGGTTTTACGCCGCTACCTTTCCAGACTCTTCTGTTGACGCAGTATACCGCGCACCAGGGGACTTTCCGTCTGGAAAGGAAGGGGATGTATTGACCGTCTCGTTCACCGTAATGGGTATTCCGTGCCTCGGTCTCAACGGAGGATCTGCGTTTAAGCATAATGAGGCGTTCTCGTTTCAGGTCGCAACCGCTGACCAGTCCGAAACGGATCGCTACTGGAATGCGATCGTCGGCAATGGCGGACAAGAGAGTGACTGCGGCTGGTGCAAGGACAAGTGGGGATTGTCGTGGCAGATCGCGCCGCTGGCATTGACAGAAGCGATTGCCGATCCCGACCCTGCTGCTGCCAAGCGAGCGTTCGATGCAATGATGCAGATGAAAAAGATCGACATCGCCACGATCGAGGCGGCGCGCCGTGGCTGA
- a CDS encoding VOC family protein — translation MKSNPITWCEIYVQDMERAKSFYETVFQMKLEKLESPGMEMWAFPMSMEAIGGSGALVQMEGVKSGGIGTIPYFHCNDVADEESRVVAAGGQVFKPKMSIGQYGFMALIVDTEGNTIGLHMPPQATE, via the coding sequence ATGAAATCGAATCCCATTACTTGGTGCGAGATCTACGTCCAGGACATGGAACGTGCCAAAAGTTTTTATGAGACTGTATTCCAGATGAAACTAGAAAAGCTCGAAAGTCCGGGGATGGAAATGTGGGCGTTTCCGATGTCGATGGAGGCCATCGGTGGTTCGGGTGCATTGGTACAGATGGAAGGAGTTAAATCGGGCGGAATTGGCACGATCCCGTACTTCCATTGCAATGATGTCGCTGATGAAGAGAGTCGCGTTGTCGCTGCTGGCGGGCAAGTCTTCAAACCCAAAATGTCGATCGGTCAATACGGGTTTATGGCTTTAATTGTCGATACCGAAGGCAATACGATCGGCCTGCATATGCCTCCCCAGGCGACGGAGTGA
- a CDS encoding YciI family protein, with the protein MKYMLLIYSDENDWTQSELEKCYADSTKLTHELDANGQFLGAAPLHSVATATSVRVRDGKKLVTDGPFAETREQLGGYFLIDATDLDAAIAIAARLPSASKSTIEIRPIVELSSLPLDE; encoded by the coding sequence ATGAAATATATGTTGCTCATTTACAGTGACGAAAATGACTGGACTCAAAGCGAATTGGAAAAATGCTATGCAGATTCCACGAAATTAACGCACGAACTCGATGCTAACGGTCAATTTTTGGGTGCTGCACCGCTGCATTCTGTGGCGACAGCAACGAGCGTGCGGGTACGCGATGGCAAAAAACTAGTGACGGATGGGCCATTTGCCGAAACCCGCGAACAATTGGGGGGCTACTTTCTCATCGACGCAACCGATTTGGATGCCGCGATCGCGATCGCCGCACGCCTGCCATCCGCATCTAAAAGCACGATCGAAATTCGTCCGATCGTCGAACTATCGAGCTTGCCATTAGATGAGTGA
- a CDS encoding DUF1579 domain-containing protein — translation MNAEPQIQHRWLDKFIGTWTSETEFSMEPNAEPSKATGTEVVRSIGGVWIVAEGTSDLPDGGVGTTIMTLGFDPRIDRFVGTFIGSMMTHLWVYNGSLDPAQKVLTLDTEGLNFSQTAMAKYQDIIEFVSDDHRVMKSQILMDDGTWNHFMTAHYRRQ, via the coding sequence ATGAACGCAGAACCTCAAATTCAACACCGATGGCTAGATAAATTTATCGGCACATGGACGAGCGAAACTGAATTTAGCATGGAACCAAATGCAGAACCCTCCAAAGCCACCGGGACGGAAGTCGTGCGCTCGATCGGCGGTGTTTGGATCGTTGCTGAAGGCACGAGCGATCTGCCCGATGGCGGTGTGGGAACGACGATAATGACCTTGGGATTCGATCCTCGGATCGATCGCTTTGTGGGCACATTTATCGGCTCGATGATGACACATTTATGGGTCTACAATGGCTCGCTCGATCCGGCTCAAAAGGTACTAACTTTAGACACGGAAGGGCTAAATTTTAGTCAAACGGCGATGGCAAAATACCAAGACATTATCGAGTTTGTCAGCGACGACCATCGGGTGATGAAATCGCAAATCTTAATGGATGATGGCACCTGGAATCATTTTATGACAGCGCATTATCGACGACAGTAA
- a CDS encoding RNA polymerase sigma factor, whose product MNQQTAEPIRSRVDAIYRTESRRVFATPIRSIGDFDLAEEALHEAFSAAVTQWPRDGIPTNPRSWLISAGRFKAIDTIRRRTRFDAFLPEIAPSIDTNDPNLQDAEDVEDDRLRLIFTCCHPALSLEAQVGLTLREVCGLTTEEIASAFLIAPTTLAQRLVRAKTKIRTARIPYQVPEIADLPDRLEAVLQVIYLVFNEGYAASSGTSLTRADLAAEAIRLGRLVLELLPDAEVMGLLALMLLQESRRMERTSVTGDIILLEDQDRSRWNRELIAEGIELVQRSLSSSQFGSYTLQAAIAAVHAEAQSTAATDWAQIVALYDVLMRVDRSPVVELNRSVAVAMRDGYLVGLQAIDTILARGDLAEYHLAHAARADLCRRLGRIDDAKASYQQALALVKQEPERRFWLKRLGELD is encoded by the coding sequence ATGAATCAGCAAACAGCCGAACCAATTCGCTCGCGGGTGGACGCTATTTACCGCACTGAGTCGCGTCGTGTCTTCGCTACCCCGATCCGATCGATCGGTGACTTCGACCTTGCGGAAGAGGCATTGCACGAAGCCTTTAGTGCGGCGGTGACACAATGGCCGCGCGATGGAATCCCCACCAATCCCCGCTCGTGGCTGATTTCGGCAGGACGCTTTAAGGCAATCGATACCATCCGCCGCCGCACCCGTTTCGATGCTTTTTTGCCAGAAATCGCTCCCTCGATCGATACCAACGATCCGAACTTGCAAGATGCAGAAGATGTTGAAGACGATCGCCTGCGCCTAATTTTTACCTGCTGTCATCCCGCTCTATCGCTAGAAGCCCAAGTAGGCTTGACATTGCGGGAAGTTTGCGGACTCACCACCGAAGAAATTGCTAGTGCTTTCCTGATTGCGCCGACGACATTGGCGCAACGGCTCGTGCGGGCGAAGACGAAGATCCGCACGGCGCGCATTCCTTATCAGGTACCAGAAATCGCCGATCTACCCGATCGATTGGAGGCGGTGCTGCAAGTCATTTATTTAGTATTTAATGAAGGTTACGCCGCCTCATCGGGAACCTCGCTGACTCGCGCCGATCTCGCTGCCGAAGCCATCCGGCTGGGGCGGTTGGTACTAGAATTATTACCCGATGCTGAAGTAATGGGACTGCTGGCGTTAATGTTGTTGCAAGAATCGCGGCGTATGGAGCGGACTTCGGTGACGGGTGACATTATTCTGCTAGAAGACCAAGATCGATCGCGCTGGAATCGAGAACTAATTGCCGAAGGTATCGAATTAGTCCAGCGATCGCTATCATCTTCACAGTTTGGCTCGTATACGCTCCAAGCGGCGATCGCGGCGGTACATGCTGAGGCTCAGAGTACTGCGGCGACTGATTGGGCGCAGATCGTAGCTTTGTATGACGTATTAATGCGAGTGGATCGCTCGCCTGTAGTGGAATTGAATCGATCGGTAGCGGTGGCGATGCGCGATGGCTATTTAGTCGGCTTGCAAGCGATCGATACTATTTTAGCGCGCGGCGATTTGGCGGAATATCATCTGGCACATGCCGCACGCGCCGATCTGTGTCGGCGGTTAGGAAGAATCGATGATGCTAAAGCATCCTATCAACAGGCTTTGGCTCTGGTGAAGCAGGAACCAGAACGGCGGTTTTGGCTAAAACGTTTGGGTGAGTTGGATTAA
- a CDS encoding TetR/AcrR family transcriptional regulator — protein sequence MNESPKSMAPDRPPAPKGVGKISKSLSAAATRDRLLHATSHIIQTQGIERLTLDAVAKEAKVSKGGLLYHFATKEALIAGVVQSLMDEFDADIERELALDRSPESPGRWLRAYVKATFNGKPLATKLISSLVLVATCNPELLQLVQGKFDAWQQKILASGLDPVRANLVRLATDGFGDAELFGYMPPNPALRQDLLAMLLAMIQEAESDDIHITKVLEQR from the coding sequence GTGAACGAATCCCCCAAATCGATGGCTCCCGATCGCCCGCCCGCACCCAAAGGGGTAGGAAAAATTAGCAAATCTCTATCCGCCGCTGCGACTCGCGATCGGCTGTTGCACGCCACAAGTCACATCATTCAAACCCAAGGCATCGAGCGGCTGACGCTCGATGCAGTTGCCAAGGAAGCAAAAGTCAGTAAAGGTGGGTTACTGTACCATTTTGCGACCAAAGAAGCACTGATCGCGGGAGTAGTCCAATCCCTGATGGATGAATTTGATGCCGATATCGAGCGCGAACTCGCGCTCGATCGATCGCCTGAATCGCCAGGACGATGGCTCAGAGCGTATGTCAAAGCAACATTTAATGGTAAACCCCTAGCTACGAAGCTGATTTCTAGCCTAGTTTTAGTGGCGACTTGCAATCCAGAACTATTGCAACTGGTGCAAGGTAAATTCGATGCTTGGCAACAAAAAATACTAGCCAGTGGACTCGATCCAGTCCGTGCCAATTTGGTGCGGCTGGCTACGGATGGGTTCGGCGATGCCGAGCTGTTTGGCTATATGCCACCGAATCCAGCCTTACGTCAGGATCTGTTGGCGATGCTGTTGGCGATGATTCAGGAAGCCGAGTCTGACGATATCCACATCACAAAAGTACTGGAACAGAGGTAG
- a CDS encoding HlyD family efflux transporter periplasmic adaptor subunit — protein MNIQFLSKSAHRRVLVWALAAAALTAGIGYYGMSQFSQGSQTPEAKQPTTLAEPKVVALGQLEPQTEVTKISVPAALSNDRVARLLVKRGDRIQAGQTIAILDSRDRLQSLLVEARTQVDLAQAELAQVKSGAKTGEINSQTAEIARIQAQLLGEERAQRESLARLAAQLAGDKSAQEANLAGLEAQLAGDIQVQSATVKKLAAESNNARSELRRYRQLYAAGAIPQSQYETKRLSVDTAIQQLNEAQAGLARTKATGDRKISEAKANLQRTIATGSKQISEAKIVLARIRSTGERQVTSAQGTLSKIAEVRPVDVKTAQAKVNQTIAQAKRVETELAQAYVRSPITGQVLDIFAKPGEVVKDDGIVDIGQTDRMQVVAEIDQGDIKKVRLGQSVEITGEAFAGELRGTVRDIGLAVSRQSTFADRPGENLDRRVVKVRIGIEPADGQKVAGLTNLQVQVAVQP, from the coding sequence ATGAACATTCAGTTCTTGTCGAAATCAGCTCATCGGCGGGTGCTGGTTTGGGCACTTGCCGCAGCCGCATTAACCGCTGGGATTGGTTATTATGGCATGTCTCAATTTAGTCAAGGCAGTCAAACGCCAGAAGCCAAACAGCCGACTACTTTAGCAGAACCGAAAGTAGTAGCGTTGGGACAGCTAGAACCCCAAACCGAAGTCACAAAAATCTCGGTGCCTGCGGCATTGAGTAACGATCGAGTGGCACGATTGCTAGTCAAACGCGGCGATCGCATTCAGGCAGGACAAACGATTGCGATCTTAGATAGTCGCGATCGATTACAAAGCTTATTAGTAGAAGCAAGAACGCAAGTAGATTTAGCGCAAGCAGAATTAGCCCAAGTGAAATCGGGTGCCAAAACTGGAGAAATTAACTCCCAAACAGCCGAGATCGCGCGGATTCAAGCACAATTACTCGGTGAAGAAAGAGCGCAACGAGAGTCTTTAGCCAGATTAGCAGCACAGTTAGCGGGGGATAAATCCGCTCAGGAAGCCAATTTAGCTGGACTGGAAGCACAATTGGCTGGCGACATTCAAGTGCAATCGGCAACGGTAAAAAAATTAGCAGCCGAATCGAATAATGCCCGATCGGAATTACGGCGTTATAGACAATTGTATGCAGCAGGTGCGATTCCTCAATCGCAGTACGAGACTAAGCGATTGAGTGTCGATACGGCCATTCAACAATTAAATGAAGCGCAGGCTGGATTAGCCCGAACTAAAGCTACTGGCGATCGCAAAATTAGTGAAGCAAAAGCTAATTTACAGCGAACGATCGCGACCGGAAGTAAGCAAATTAGTGAGGCCAAAATTGTCTTAGCCCGAATTCGATCGACAGGCGAGCGACAAGTAACTTCCGCGCAAGGAACGCTGAGTAAAATTGCCGAAGTTCGCCCAGTGGATGTAAAAACAGCACAGGCCAAAGTAAACCAGACGATCGCGCAAGCCAAGCGAGTCGAAACCGAACTGGCGCAGGCGTATGTCCGATCGCCCATTACCGGACAAGTTCTCGATATTTTTGCCAAACCTGGAGAAGTAGTCAAAGATGATGGGATCGTAGATATCGGTCAAACCGATCGAATGCAGGTCGTCGCCGAAATCGACCAAGGGGACATCAAAAAAGTCCGGTTGGGGCAATCCGTGGAAATTACAGGCGAGGCGTTTGCAGGCGAACTGCGCGGTACGGTACGCGATATCGGGCTAGCAGTCAGTCGCCAAAGCACATTTGCCGATCGACCGGGCGAAAATCTCGATCGGCGAGTGGTCAAAGTCCGGATCGGCATCGAGCCAGCGGACGGTCAAAAGGTTGCCGGATTGACCAACTTGCAAGTTCAAGTAGCAGTTCAACCATAA